From Solanum lycopersicum chromosome 8, SLM_r2.1, the proteins below share one genomic window:
- the VPE1 gene encoding vacuolar processing enzyme VPE1 precursor (The RefSeq protein has 2 substitutions compared to this genomic sequence) — translation MFVKINVASFLIALFVVLTEGRNVIERFDEDYEDSIGTKWAVLVAGSKEWYNYRHQANLCHAYQLLKKGGLKDEHIIVFMYDDIANNPENPRPGVIINNPHGHDVYKGVPKDYTGKDCNAQNFYSVILGNKSALTGGSGKVVNSGPNDYIFIYYTDHGAPGLVGMPEDPPVYAIDLNEVLKKKHASRTYKKMVFYLEACDSGSMFADLLDEGLNIYATTSSKPDEDGWATYCYFTGDTSCYGECPPKDFKDNCLGDLFSVSWLENSDLHDLQVETLEKQYLRIHKRVLNNGTHGSHMMQYGDLHINKDALSIYMGSNSPKHTSSANNNNASNSRHVNQRDVQLLYLISKFQNAPEGSRRKNEAYRKLSEVISEREHVDKSVKHIGQILFGVENGQKVLNIVRQPLVDDWHCLKSFVKIFESHCGSLTSYGKKHIRGFANMCNAGIQRDQMDAAAKQTCSS, via the exons ATGTTTGTAAAAATTAATGTTGCATCATTCCTAATTGCACTTTTTGTGGTACTAACTGAGGGTCGTAATGTGATAGAGAGATTTGATGAAGATTATGAGGATTCAATTGGAACTAAATGGGCTGTGTTAGTAGCTGGATCAAAGGAATGGTATAATTACAGACACCAG GCTAATTTATGTCACGCTTATCAACTGCTGAAGAAAGGAGGCCTAAAAGATGAACACATTATTGTATTCATGTATGATGACATTGCCAATAATCCCGAAAATCCTAGACCTGGAGTTATCATAAATAACCCACATGGTCATGATGTGTACAAAGGAGTACCCAAG GATTACACAGGAAAAGATTGTAATGCTCAAAACTTTTATAGTGTTATCTTGGGAAACAAAAGTGCTTTGACTGGAGGCAGTGGAAAAGTTGTAAACAGTGGTCCAAAtgattatattttcatttactaTACTGATCATGGTGCACCTGGGCTAGTTg gTATGCCTGAAGATCCACCGGTCTATGCCATAGACCTCAACGAggtgttgaaaaaaaaacatgctTCTAGGACTTATAAAAAAATG gtatttTACTTGGAAGCGTGCGATTCTGGAAGCATGTTTGCCGACCTTCTTGATGAAGGTTTAAATATTTACGCAACGACTTCATCAAAACCCGATGAAGATGGTTGGGCTACGTATTGTTATTTCACCGGTGATACATCTTGCTATGGTGAGTGTCCACCAAAAGACTTCAAGGATAATTGCTTGGGAGATTTGTTCAGTGTTTCTTGGCTCGAGAATAG TGATTTGCATGATCTACAAGTTGAAACTTTGGAAAAGCAATATCTACGG ATTCATAAAAGAGTGTTGAATAATGGTACACATGGTTCCCATATGATGCAATATGGTGATTTACATATAAATAAGGATGCACTCTCCATATATATGGGTTCTAATTCCCCAAAACATACTTGGTCTGCCAATAATAACAACGCCTCAAACTCAAGACATGTCAATCAACGCGATGTTCAACTCTTGTATCTCATATCCAAG TTTCAGAATGCTCCGGAAGGGTCTAGAAGAAAAAATGAAGCTTATAGGAAACTAAGTGAAGTTATATCAGAAAGAGAACATGTAGACAAGAGTGTAAAACATATTGGACAAATTTTATTTGGAGTTGAGAATGGTCAAAAAGTGCTCAACATTGTTAGACAACCCCTTGTTGATGATTGGGATTGTCTTAAATCCTTT GTGAAGATATTTGAGTCGCATTGTGGATCATTGACTAGCTATGGTAAAAAACACATTCGTGGATTTGCTAATATGTGTAATGCTGGAATTCAAAGGGACCAAATGGATGCAGCTGCTAAACAAACATGTTCTTCTTAA